The Nitrospirota bacterium DNA window GGCCTGCCAGGGTGACGGCGTGATCAAGATTGAAATGCATTTTCTTCCGGATGTCTATGTGACCTGCGACCTCTGTAAAGGGAAAAGGTATAACCGGGAAACGCTTGATATCAAATATAAAGGGAAAAATATCGCCGACATCCTTGATCTTAGCGTGGAAGAAAGTTTAAGGTTTTTCGAATCTATTCCGCTCATTCGGTCCAGGCTGGATACCTTGAACGATGTGGGACTTGGCTATATCAAACTGGGCCAATCCGCGACGACTTTGTCTGGTGGCGAGGCTCAGAGAATCAAACTTTCTAAAGAGCTTTCAAAGAGAGGAACTGGGAGAACGCTTTATATTCTGGATGAGCCAACGACCGGACTCCACTTTGCTGATATTCAGAAACTCCTGGATGTTTTGAACCGTTTGGTGGAAAACGGAAACACAATCATTGTCATTGAACACAATCTCGATGTGATCAAGAATGCGGACTATGTGATTGACCTGGGTCCTGAGGGAGGTTTCAATGGTGGAAAAGTGGTTAAAACCGGAACTCCGGAAGAGATTTCTGAATTTCAGGAATCCTATACCGGGCACTTCCTGAAAAAGGTGTTAAAAAGTTAAGACCGCTCGAAACCGGACTTTGCCGTGTCGCAGACGATTCAACGCTTCGTTGACCTTATCGAAAGGAAATAATTCTACGTGGGCTCGGACCTTCCCTTCAGCGCCCAGATTCAAAACCTGCTTCAGATCTTCCTGAGTTCCGACCGGAGATCCGAAGATTCGAAGCCTCTTGGCAATCAGGTCAATCGGATTGACCTGAAATGTTCCTCTTCCTCCTCCGACGACAATGAGCCTTCCGTTGGGTCTGAGCGATTGTATGAGTCTTCCGATTGATACCGGCATGATTGACGAAGAGAAAATGACGTCAGCCCCATGCAATTCATGAAGTCCGGATATTGAATCCTTTTCGGATAGATCGATCACTTCGTCGCTCCCCAACTTGAACGCCAGCTCTGCTTTTTCGCGGGACCGGGTCAGAGTAATGACCTTTGCACCCTGGATTTTCGCAATCTGAATCGCCAGATGTCCCAAACCTCCCAGGCCATGTATAGCGACCTGCTCTCCCTTCCGAATTTGGGCCAGCTTGAGACCGGCAAATGAGGTGAGGCCGGCGCAGAACAGCGG harbors:
- a CDS encoding alcohol dehydrogenase catalytic domain-containing protein, with amino-acid sequence MKAALLHTQRKPLLLENVPTPVPGPHDILIKVQACGICHSDLHLLDGEWEFHQTPRIPGHEVVGTIVSMGDQVRDFKQGDPVGLTWVHSTCLKCPSCLSGDPVLCENQQVTGVTVNGGYAEYVTAPASAYTRIPTSLNPEQAAPLFCAGLTSFAGLKLAQIRKGEQVAIHGLGGLGHLAIQIAKIQGAKVITLTRSREKAELAFKLGSDEVIDLSEKDSISGLHELHGADVIFSSSIMPVSIGRLIQSLRPNGRLIVVGGGRGTFQVNPIDLIAKRLRIFGSPVGTQEDLKQVLNLGAEGKVRAHVELFPFDKVNEALNRLRHGKVRFRAVLTF